The stretch of DNA ATCCATAAGCCATGACAAGGACTCAGATCAAATGGCCAGGCCAAACAGTCCTAGCTAGTCTCTCTCATCCCAGCCAATGCACAGACCACTGAAATACTTCTACCAGCCTCAGCAGATGAACTTGCTGCAATACAGTACAGTACAGTACAGTACATTTCCAATTAGGTACAAATCTAGAAGTTGACCAACTAGGATTTATCTTCATCTTGCATATGGTTATGGTACACCTCTTAGATGAGCATCACTTCACTGGATCATGTGCCACGCACGTGCTCTAGTTTGGCACTGGACTTGGAACCATCTGCTGCATGTGGTCTAGTCCAGATAAGGCCGTTAGTTAGGttaacttgttttgtaatttactTTGTTTTCCCTTGTCTACCCATTGTCCTACTATATGATTAGACGTAACTGAAAGAGGTTAAGGACTGTAAATTGGACTTGCATGAGACCTAGTAACTAATTAGCAGCTAGGAGGCCTATTTTCAGCAGGGACAAAGGATAGGTCCCTGTAGATTAACTTCCCACTTGTGCTGGAAGAGTTATTTTTTTTGTACATTTGTTTATAGTCTAAAATCTTAATCAAGTAAGTTAGGTCAGTGTACAACGCATGCGTTCTGCTATCTACTAGTAGTAGCTAGTATTAATTAAGCTACATTGCTACAAGTTCATTCACGTTTACTAATGTGGTAATCTGTTACTAGCTACGTAGCTTAATTTCTAACCCATTTAGATTATAGTAGTGGCATACGTCGTACACTTTGTTTTGACCAATTAATGCATGATGTAAACTGCATTATTGCTCCTTTTGCTTGAGACCGATGGTGTGTGCATGTTGAGTTGTTTGACAGTATTGTTCATCAGCCGTCAGGGACGGGCCAAACACAGCAATAACTAATGCAAGGCCAGGTATATGTCTGAAGAAAGCGCGCGTTTTCACTGAAAATATGGTTGATCTGTACTACATGCAGCATGTGGCATGCTAGCTCGTATATTTCAGCACACTCGGATGAGCAGTTGAGCACAGCTagctgagcgagtcaaccaactCGGGATTAATTTGATTCCATTTCAAACTGCTGGTGGCCGCAATCTCTCACATTTTTCAACGGTTAATCGTTTAGTACGTCGGGCTAATGATGAGCAGGTTTAAAATATTTGTGTGTACCTTCAGTTCTGCACAAGAGAACATATTGTGAACTAAGGTAATCAGATACAATATAGGAGTAGATATAGAATAGTAGTCTTCTTAGGTAGTAGTCCTTCAATTCGGATATAAAACAATTGTTTGGAATTTGGAATCATTCCGTAGCCTAGAAACAAAAATGTTAAACAAGCAACAACACCTGTCCTAATGATTGGCAAATCGAACTTTTACAAGTTCAGCAGACGTCTGAATCTTTGTTTGTTTTCAAAAACCAATTATCGTACAGTTGCTATAGCTAGCTATTAGCTAGTAGTAATTAACAAATTCTTCACAATTGGGAACCAAATCTTGATGTTAAGAGTAGTGGTAGTGTCATACACGGTACAGGAGTACAGGAAAGTTTCAGATCAAACGAAAGCTCATTCAGATTCAGGGGGTTGTGAAATTGCTTCGAACCCCAACCACGTTAACCCTTTGGTTAACTTTGGAATTATGACATGGAGTAAATCATACACCCGTACACATATTGACTCTATATGTAACTGTATACGTATGCATATACGGAGGATCAGCTAGATTAACTATACTTGGACATTCGATCGAACACCCTGcgctcgcgcgcgcgctcgGCGTGATGACCTCTCATGTCCAGAGCGGCTCGTCGGCCCAGCTGACGGGGCTGGACTGCAGCTgcaggccgctgccgctgccgccgtcgatgACGTACAGCGCGTCTGCCTGCGCCGCGGGGGCGGCCGCCGCGAGCTGCGCGGAGGGGTAGTCAACGGCGCAGTAGGCGGGGGAGGACGCGGCGGCGACCTCGACGCAGAGCAGCGCGAGGAGGTGCGCGTGCTgcgcgcgggcgccggcgagctcggcgtgggcGCGCGCCAGTTGCGCCTTGAGGTCGTTGACCTGCTTCTGCAGCTGGCAGATGGCGCCGGCGCAGCCGTAGACGGGGTCGCGGATGCGCGCGCTCGCCTCGTACACCATGCTGCTCACCGCGTCGGCGCGGTGCTCCTCCGGCAGCTCCTGCTCGTCAGTCATTCGATGGGCGTCAATAATGGCTTCGCTCTCAGTCAGCACAAGGGATTTCAATGGCGTGAGAGTCAGAGAGTGAGAGATCGACGGGCTGACCTGGAGGAGCTTGATGATGTTGCTGGCGCCGAAGACGCGGTGCGCGGTGGCGAACTTGTGGGGCTCGGTGGGCGGGAAGTAGGGCGCCAGCACGCAGCGGTCGACGCAGCGGCGCCGGAGGATCTTGCACGCGGCGCAGGGGCTCAGCACCACCGCCggctgctgcggctgcggcgACGTGGGAGGCGTCGAGGCCCCGCcgggcggcagcgcggcggTGGCAGCTGTGTCGCTCGAGGAGGAGTCCATTTCGATTCGTGTGAGCGACACTGAGGTAGAGGGAGATGCCTTTGAAGTTTGGCGGCAACCTGTGTATATATAGAGGGACTGAGCAAGCTTGAGCTAGCTACGAGCTGAGCTGAGCTGAGCAGGAGGGTGATGACTCATCGGCCTGCCAGCTAGGCACCGAGGATTCGGCCACGTACACCGGGGTCTTGCAGAGTCCAAAGTCCAAACACTGTGCATTCTCCTCCTACTTTTAAGTCTCGAGGCTATATATCGTTGAAACTTGGAATTAATGCAAGGAATTTTTAGACTTCCATGACAATTCTTGTTCGGTACTTAATCACATTGTTATGGCCCAAATCACCTGGAATGCAAGGAATATGGTCCAATTCTCTCCAAGTCCACCTCAATTCGTAACAATTCATACATGTCAAACAGAACAAAATCCGAATGTGATTGCATAATAGCTTGCTTACCCTACGAACGGAGGTTGGTCAGCAGGACCTCAGTTGAACCCGGCCTAAGAGGTTGCAGGTTCGACTTCCGATAGGAACGAATTCTGATGTATTTTTCAGAATTTATTCCTAGATGGCACACACGTGCGCGTTCTGTGGTATTGTGCGTTTTCCGTGCACTGAGGTCTTCTCCAGCGTGTGTATGCGGTGAGCGTGATTATGTACTGTATGTCCTATGTTTGTACCCCTCAAAGAAACTTGCTTACCCTCGGAGTCTCGGAGCTATCACTACGGTAGTCCGGTTCACTTCGGACGCGACGTGAGCCATGCACGGATGGGTGCATGATGTCACAATGACGTTCGCACGTGCCGTCTTGCATGCCGTGTGCCCGTGCTGCCGGCCCTTCGGTTCGTGACAGCTAGCTTCTCCATCCATGCATGACCTTTAATTTCGGGCGGCCTGTTGCTCGAGGGATCTTCTAGAATCCATACAAACCATCGAAAATTTTCAGTGCTACCTTTTTCTTAAATATATGAAGTTTAGACTAAACTTAAAATTTTCAAAGTGTACTTGAAAATAAAGCACCAAGATTTGTATTCCCTCCTTGGTTGTAATATCCCTCCTTGGTTGCTAATTTATGTGTAAATTAAGCACCAAGGACTTTGAGGCGGCGATCTCACTCTTGTATGGTATTGTAACCAATTGTTCTTCTATACTACAAAGACACGTAGCTCTCCTACGTCTTCGAGGAAAAATGGGGATATGTTTTAGCAATTCTTTGTTACAGCTTAAAAACTAGCAAGGTAACCCGCGCTAGTAGCGCGGCTAGTCTGATTTCAGCTATTATAGTGATAAGTAAACAACATTCATTTTTTTCTCTAGGTAGTATTTTATTTTTCTCATAGTGATGAGGTACATGTGTAGATTCTTTTGACTTGTTCATCTACCGTTGTCTTCTTGAGCCAATTTTCTTTCTTGCACCTTGAGGAAGCCAATTTTCTCATCGATCATCAAGATCTTGGTGCACATCTGGTTGATGAACATCAAAGAATAGACCTATGCTCTTTTATATTCTCCTACACGTTTTTTAGCATGATTTGCTCTACTATGTGGACATCCTGATCTGAAACGACTTCATACTCTCCTACTATTTCTTTAAATCTATCAACCGAAATTACGTCCGCTTGTTTAGCATCATCGTGCGCCTGCATTTCAAGCAATAATAGGATGAGTGTCACACCCTTCCCGTCCTTCTTCATGGTTATGCTCTTGTTGACATGCATCCCAGCGCCTTGGATCACAATGTATGATCTCCGTCTATCTAGTTCGACCGATCTCCTCCTGTCTTGTTCGAATTTAGCTCCTTGAAATAATCTCACTAAGGATGCTTTCATAATAAAGAATCAGGCAAAAGCATTGAAGACGTGAGGCGAATAGAGGCGGTGATTCACTAAAATGCCTCGGATTGGTGATTATCGATCTCCACATGCCTAGTTCGACTTTGGCTTCTCGAGCCATTCTCACCAAGGATGCTTTCTCAATAAAAAATCAGGCAAACAAACCGAAGACATGTGATTCATAAAAAATGTAGGACACTCCATGGTTGGTTTGATTGACACATACATATATATTTGCCCTCCTTTTCTCTTTCAAAACTAATATGTTACCGAGTAGATTTGTAATGTTTAAGTCATGTGAGGGCTGCACATTCCAAGAAATGTGACTTCGGATTGATGTGCACAAACGTCGGATTTGTTAGCCCTAAACTCTCTCCCTTCCTCTACTACTTTTCATGATTTGCACCCTATATAAATATGTTGTTTATTTTGACCCAGGTCAATTCGGCCAATCAGTTAAAGGTGGGACGTTTGCCTCTTGTTGTGTCCTTATAAAAAGAAAAACGAATGAAGTGCTAATTTTCCATTTTTACTGGTAAATATCTTTCTGGAAAGAACAGATGAGAAATTAGTAAAGAGTTGTTTATTTACCTTATCACTTGtatattctttttcctttcctatATTTTATTATATGTatactcttttcttttctaacaATAAGCTAATATTTTGATCGTAATTGATATGGACTCTTTGGATTGATCTAAAACCATTAGATCTTTATAAAATCGGATGGTGCAAATCATTCTCTTTTTTACATTAACGTGAGAATTTCTAGATCCTCTCGGTGAATGTGATGGCTTCTTTTAACACTTCCTTATTAATATAATAGATAAGGAGATTGAAAGAGACGAGAAGACTACGTGAGGAAGATGGAGCAAAAGAGTAAGTAAATCTTACTATTGGAGTAATTACTAACCAAAATTCGGGTGCATGGGGACTTAGCATATAGGCTGGCCTTGTTTCAGTTTATACATTTCCTTTTCCAAagtaaaagaaaaaaatatataactaAGGGCTACACAGCACAATAGAAATGCAATGATAGCGGTGGCACGACGCGTGTACTTGCTTGTTGGCGCATATACTACCCGGCATTGCACTAGCTGCACTGTTGTGCGCGGGGGTGGTCGTTGCGGTTGGAGCCCACCACGTAGGAGCGGGAAACGAGTCAAGGATTAACGGATTCCTCCTTGACATTCATGCACGCTTACTGGCAGCAACGTGCAGCGTATCCAATACAATGCCACACAAAATAGTTGTAGTAATATAAAATGCACGAGTAACCCTCCTACAATACAAATTCTGTTTATgttaaaaaattataaataaataaataaattaggTATCATAAACTATAGTTaacaaaacaaaaacaaaagcgTTAATGATGAAGTAAATGGATCGTCACTAGGAAAAAGCGAGAGAGTACTTccgagaaaacaaaaaaaaaaaacagaaaggTTGAAGTCTTGAAGGTGATGAAATGGAAAAGAAGAACCAGCGGCCGATATTTCAGAACGCATACAATGCAAGGTACGGTAGGTGTAGTGGACGTGGAATTCCGCTGCCTGCGCCGGCAGTATAGCAGAACAGCACTACCACAGACCACATTCCACGGTACACACTCCTGTATTTGTCCGGTATACATAGAAAGAAATTATTCCAGTATTTGTTCCTGCGGCTTCGCATTTCTAAAGCCCACATAATTGTATTCGCATTCCGTGTGGACTTTACGGCCGGCACCAGCTGCTACTTCAACAATATATAATGCGCTTTTAGACTCCATCATTGACGATGGATTGCCACCTGAAATTTCAGAAAGAAGAGTGTACGATCAACTCAGACCTGAATTAACCGAACAAAGCACTTACTTATGCTGCTGCAACCTTTTTTTACTACTTTGTCAGTCAAACCCGAATCACCAAAAGGGGGATAATTGCAATCGTGCCGACATGCCAAGCATATTGCGACGACCAGCACAATTTCTTCGGTGTCACTTCCACACTGACCGGATGGCTCCTAGCTAGTAGCCTGCTACCAAGTAAATTGCCTGTGGGGCGCTGTGACTGAACTCTGAACATCTGCGACGTActgaaaaaaaaaaatcagagaCATCTGCAACATTCAGAAGCGATGGAATTGGGGGTGGCTGGAGCGCACATTGTGGCGCCCCAGTTGATCCCAACCTGGAAGGCTTAGCTGCTCGCTACGACAGTTAGGTATGGTGATCAGGCCACAGTACAACACAGAACGAAGACTCGCCCGACACATGGATCGAGCTAGTTTCAGTTATCGTCAGGTGTGAACTGGGTTACTATACATCATGCAGATGCAGGAGATCGGAGGCGCAGTAGGTGGTAGCGGAAGCAGCAGGCGTTGTGCTCGCGCCAGTTCATCTGTTGTACTATGCGCTCAATGCCACTACGCGCTGATCTTTTTCTTCTCGATCGGCCTCGTCCTGCTGCAAGCCTGCAACTGTGTTTCTGTCATCAGCTGATGCATGAATGCCTTTTTCCTGGAGCAAGCGAGCGAATGCATGGTGGCAGCGTACCGAACTCCACGACTCGGCGCGGACGCGGAAACTGATGATGGAATTGGAATTCTGGAGGGGATAGCTTCTGAATCCTGCAGCTAAGCGCAGAAAATAAAGGCGTCCGGGGATACTGTAGTGCTGGCGTCGTAGACGTGTATATCCACACACACAGAGGCGCGGCAGGGACAGAGGCGCATGTGCATGACTTTGCTTGCTCCGCCTGTTTCCTGCACAGGAATTATTAGGCGATTGACGCTAGCTCTCCTGCATGATTTGCTCTTCTGCTGGATTCGTGCTTGGTGCATTGCCAGTTTGTTTGCTTGCCTCTTGGTAATAATTCGAAGCACTACTTGATGGAACACTCGTTTGTGGCGCTCACTGCTCACTGAAAGGCGGGGGATCTTCGCCTCCGCCTCATCTCTCCCTGACCCATGGGCTCCACATTCTCTTTTCAGCCTAAACTGGCTCCCAATCTTCTTCCTCACCACTTCTCCACATGGCGCTCAGGTTAGGATTCGGGATTTTGAGGGCTCGAGATGGAACTCaccaaggttaaaaggataccCTCGGCAATAATCGGCTTGGCAGCAGTTGGTCGAGCATGGGTGGTGACTGGTGTAGGACAGTAGGAGCA from Panicum hallii strain FIL2 chromosome 3, PHallii_v3.1, whole genome shotgun sequence encodes:
- the LOC112887227 gene encoding LOB domain-containing protein 1-like translates to MDSSSSDTAATAALPPGGASTPPTSPQPQQPAVVLSPCAACKILRRRCVDRCVLAPYFPPTEPHKFATAHRVFGASNIIKLLQELPEEHRADAVSSMVYEASARIRDPVYGCAGAICQLQKQVNDLKAQLARAHAELAGARAQHAHLLALLCVEVAAASSPAYCAVDYPSAQLAAAAPAAQADALYVIDGGSGSGLQLQSSPVSWADEPLWT